Proteins encoded within one genomic window of Amycolatopsis nigrescens CSC17Ta-90:
- a CDS encoding polysaccharide deacetylase family protein, producing MTQRTGAAFRRVLAGCLVGLLLLAGCAPDTPETPPQSQSNPAPAGSPVPQQPYPFGEAQQQAPAGENGQIPVVRRIRTDKPYVFITIDDGAVKDPDALRLIQQSDARPVLFLNQQYVSGHEDYFKSILDNTGAVLGDHTVDHPNLRGKPYEVQRKEICEDADDFGRELGTRPALFRPPFGNYDPATLRAAAACGMRAAVLWSASVNDGQVQFQQGDRLRPGDIVLMHFRKTFAKDYTAFLDQARRDGLTPVPLTDFLAPTPPGK from the coding sequence ATGACACAAAGGACAGGTGCGGCATTTCGGCGGGTGCTCGCCGGTTGCCTCGTCGGCCTGCTGCTCTTGGCCGGCTGCGCGCCGGACACCCCGGAAACCCCGCCGCAGAGCCAGTCCAACCCGGCACCGGCCGGTTCGCCGGTGCCGCAGCAGCCGTATCCGTTCGGCGAGGCGCAACAACAGGCTCCGGCCGGCGAGAACGGCCAGATCCCGGTGGTCCGGCGCATCCGGACCGACAAGCCGTACGTGTTCATCACCATCGACGACGGCGCGGTCAAGGACCCGGACGCGCTCCGGCTGATCCAGCAGTCCGATGCCCGGCCGGTGCTCTTCCTCAACCAGCAGTACGTGTCCGGGCACGAGGACTACTTCAAGTCCATTTTGGACAATACCGGCGCGGTGCTCGGGGACCACACGGTGGACCATCCGAACCTGCGCGGGAAGCCGTACGAGGTCCAGCGCAAGGAGATCTGCGAGGACGCGGACGACTTCGGCCGCGAACTGGGCACCCGGCCGGCGCTGTTCCGCCCGCCGTTCGGCAACTACGACCCGGCAACCCTGCGCGCGGCCGCCGCCTGCGGGATGCGCGCGGCGGTGCTGTGGAGCGCTTCGGTGAACGACGGCCAGGTGCAGTTCCAGCAGGGCGACCGGCTGCGGCCCGGCGACATCGTGCTGATGCACTTCCGCAAGACCTTCGCCAAGGACTACACCGCCTTCCTCGACCAGGCCCGCCGCGACGGCCTCACCCCCGTCCCCCTCACCGACTTCCTCGCCCCCACCCCACCCGGCAAATAG
- a CDS encoding CHAT domain-containing protein: MPGSAEPPSRVVRAADELYRRATTAAADARPADAARLLQRALRRLGDAAGPVATELRVRVLISLASAEAESGSTTKGLAHLRLAEEVVTRLAPGGARTTLGSVAGLQRALLLWRIGRSVEALSLFDAIIPALEELGEGDGDLLTKTFMNRAQIHASMGSPDHASADLHRSMQLAKANQLTRLEGKARHGLGDLAQLVGEIPEALRHYEEAARILEQAAPGWLTRVRLDQARALLVAGLADEAARHLDEALPELRRNRVIQDVAEAEVARAAAAILDGDFPLARALATAARRRFVRRGNVHWAEVAALTRLRADAMDALERTGSRPAAKLAAGLVALAGRLAGLGLRDEAAVARLLAVRLHLRRGAVAAAEELLAKVPKPRQTTPVDHRMLLRLCKAELAVATGRPRSALAQARAGLAELGRVRDRMGGLDLLCGTAVHGQELGQLAVGLVLDRARGQADARRLFGWQERTRAQVYRYEPLPIIEDTVLAKHITEMRHVQRTVQQDRLAGKRVTGLESRYAWLQREASRLGWHTSPWGRPRPVSSPDEVAERLGDRVLVSLVGHGDALAAVVVRDGRFSLIRLGALAETVEVARQLHADLDALAPDHLPDPLVKAVTASAQHRSALLDRMLVEPLAEVLGDRELVIVPIGPLYALPWPALPSLRGRPVSIVPSATAWVAAASKPTLGPVVLAGGPGVPGAIGEVRQLRSVYPQARVVDGPEATSATVLAALDGSGMAHLVAHGAHEPANALFSRLELVDGPLFAHETARLGSPPEHVVLAACELAMSHIRPGEEALGFAGTLLASGSRTVVGAVARVGDQAAAETMTDLHRRLASGTSPALALAEATAVDPLRRPFLCLGAG, encoded by the coding sequence GTGCCTGGGTCCGCTGAACCGCCGAGCCGAGTTGTGCGCGCGGCCGACGAGCTGTATCGCCGCGCCACCACAGCCGCCGCCGACGCGCGCCCCGCGGACGCCGCCAGGCTGTTGCAACGGGCGCTTCGCCGGCTTGGCGACGCGGCCGGTCCGGTGGCCACCGAACTCCGGGTACGGGTGCTGATCAGCCTGGCCTCGGCCGAGGCGGAGAGCGGATCCACCACCAAGGGACTGGCGCACCTCCGGCTGGCCGAAGAGGTGGTGACCCGGCTGGCGCCCGGCGGAGCTCGGACCACCCTGGGCTCGGTGGCCGGGTTGCAGCGTGCCCTGCTGCTCTGGCGAATCGGCCGCTCGGTCGAGGCGCTGAGCCTGTTCGACGCGATCATTCCGGCGCTGGAAGAGCTCGGCGAGGGTGACGGCGACCTGCTCACCAAGACGTTCATGAACCGTGCCCAGATTCACGCCAGCATGGGCAGCCCGGACCACGCCTCCGCCGACCTGCACCGGAGCATGCAGCTGGCCAAGGCGAACCAGCTCACCCGGCTGGAGGGCAAGGCGCGGCACGGCCTCGGCGATCTGGCCCAGCTGGTCGGGGAGATCCCGGAAGCGCTGCGGCACTACGAGGAGGCCGCGCGCATCCTGGAGCAGGCCGCGCCGGGCTGGCTGACCAGGGTGCGGCTGGACCAGGCGCGGGCGCTGCTGGTGGCCGGCCTCGCCGACGAGGCGGCCCGGCACCTGGACGAGGCGCTACCCGAGCTGCGCCGCAACCGGGTGATCCAGGACGTTGCCGAGGCCGAGGTCGCGCGCGCCGCCGCGGCCATCCTGGACGGTGACTTCCCGCTGGCCAGGGCGCTCGCGACGGCGGCGAGGCGGCGGTTCGTCCGGCGCGGCAACGTGCACTGGGCCGAGGTGGCCGCGCTGACCAGGCTGCGCGCGGACGCCATGGACGCGCTGGAGCGGACCGGAAGCCGTCCGGCCGCGAAACTCGCCGCCGGGCTGGTCGCGCTGGCCGGGCGGCTGGCCGGGCTCGGGCTGCGCGACGAGGCGGCGGTGGCCAGGCTGCTCGCGGTCCGGCTGCACCTGCGCCGCGGCGCGGTCGCGGCCGCCGAGGAGCTGCTCGCCAAGGTGCCGAAGCCGCGGCAGACCACCCCGGTGGACCACCGGATGCTGCTGCGGCTGTGCAAGGCGGAGCTGGCGGTGGCCACCGGGCGGCCTCGTTCCGCGCTGGCACAGGCCAGGGCCGGACTGGCCGAGCTTGGCCGGGTCCGCGACCGGATGGGCGGGCTGGACCTGCTGTGCGGCACCGCGGTGCACGGGCAGGAACTGGGTCAGCTCGCGGTCGGGCTGGTGCTGGACAGGGCGCGCGGCCAGGCCGACGCGCGGCGGCTGTTCGGCTGGCAGGAGCGCACCAGGGCGCAGGTCTACCGGTACGAGCCGCTGCCGATCATCGAGGACACCGTGCTGGCAAAGCACATCACCGAGATGCGGCATGTGCAGCGCACCGTGCAGCAGGACCGGCTGGCTGGCAAGCGGGTGACCGGGCTGGAGAGCCGGTACGCCTGGCTGCAGCGCGAGGCGAGCAGGCTCGGCTGGCACACCAGCCCGTGGGGCAGGCCGCGGCCGGTCAGCAGCCCGGACGAGGTGGCCGAGCGGCTCGGTGACCGGGTGCTGGTCAGCCTGGTCGGCCATGGCGACGCGCTGGCCGCGGTGGTGGTCCGCGACGGCCGGTTCTCCCTGATCCGGCTCGGCGCGCTGGCCGAGACGGTCGAGGTGGCAAGGCAGCTGCACGCGGACCTGGACGCGCTCGCCCCGGACCACCTGCCCGATCCGCTGGTCAAGGCGGTCACCGCCTCCGCGCAGCACCGGTCCGCGCTGCTGGACCGGATGCTGGTCGAGCCGCTGGCCGAGGTGCTCGGCGACCGGGAGCTGGTGATCGTGCCGATCGGGCCGCTGTACGCGCTGCCGTGGCCGGCGCTGCCGTCGTTGCGCGGGCGGCCGGTGTCGATCGTGCCGTCGGCGACCGCGTGGGTGGCCGCGGCCAGCAAGCCGACGCTCGGGCCGGTCGTGCTGGCCGGCGGGCCGGGGGTGCCCGGCGCGATCGGTGAGGTGCGGCAGCTGCGCTCGGTGTACCCGCAGGCCCGGGTGGTGGACGGGCCGGAGGCGACCAGCGCGACCGTGCTGGCGGCGCTGGACGGGTCCGGGATGGCGCACCTGGTCGCGCACGGCGCGCACGAACCGGCGAACGCGCTGTTCTCGCGGCTGGAGCTGGTGGACGGGCCGCTGTTCGCGCACGAGACGGCCCGGCTGGGCAGCCCGCCGGAGCACGTCGTGCTGGCCGCCTGCGAGCTGGCGATGAGCCACATCCGGCCCGGTGAGGAGGCGCTCGGTTTCGCCGGCACGCTGCTGGCCAGCGGGTCCCGCACGGTGGTCGGCGCGGTGGCCAGGGTGGGCGACCAGGCCGCCGCGGAGACCATGACCGATCTGCACCGGCGGCTGGCGTCGGGCACCTCGCCCGCGCTCGCCCTCGCCGAGGCGACCGCCGTCGACCCGCTGCGCCGCCCCTTCCTCTGCCTCGGCGCCGGTTAA
- a CDS encoding RNA polymerase sigma factor — protein MTEVRTVEADPPWEGLHGHELYAACMHAARAGDRQAMNRLVKELTPLVWHVARGNGLDRHTAEDVVQTVWLALFSRLEQLNEPRALAGWLITTTRREAQRSFGRKPAPVPLTEETTALVETEQQTHPTPEAEVLRADRDREIWAAFSRLPQRCQELLRMTVLAGRSEYRLVAEALRMPHGSIGPTRGRCLKSMRDLLDSEGGS, from the coding sequence GTGACGGAAGTTCGGACCGTCGAGGCGGACCCACCGTGGGAGGGCCTGCACGGCCATGAGCTGTACGCGGCCTGCATGCATGCGGCGAGGGCAGGTGACCGGCAGGCGATGAACCGGCTGGTCAAGGAGCTGACGCCACTGGTGTGGCACGTCGCTCGGGGCAACGGCCTTGACCGGCACACCGCGGAGGACGTGGTGCAGACGGTGTGGCTGGCGCTGTTCAGCCGGCTGGAGCAGTTGAACGAACCGCGCGCACTGGCGGGGTGGTTGATCACCACCACCCGCCGCGAGGCGCAACGGAGCTTCGGGCGCAAGCCCGCACCGGTGCCGCTCACCGAGGAGACCACGGCGCTGGTGGAGACCGAGCAGCAGACCCATCCGACACCGGAGGCGGAGGTGCTGCGGGCGGACCGGGACCGGGAGATCTGGGCCGCTTTCAGCCGGCTGCCCCAGCGGTGCCAGGAGCTGCTGCGGATGACGGTGCTGGCGGGGCGTTCGGAGTATCGCCTTGTCGCCGAGGCGCTGCGGATGCCACACGGCAGTATCGGGCCGACCAGGGGCCGCTGTCTGAAGTCGATGCGTGACCTGTTGGACAGCGAAGGGGGCAGCTGA
- a CDS encoding protease inhibitor I42 family protein yields MLVQIAQVDAGVPTELRVGDTVELRLREVPASGYRWRWRLPAGVRVLVDEHVQGEQGHPEGGRAAAGAGPPGMGGVRRLAFDIVGAGRHLLKAELARPWETEPRRELTFVLTTDFPTTPSE; encoded by the coding sequence GTGCTCGTTCAGATCGCGCAGGTCGACGCGGGGGTGCCGACCGAACTGCGCGTAGGGGACACCGTGGAGCTGCGGCTCCGCGAGGTCCCGGCATCCGGATACCGGTGGCGATGGCGGCTGCCGGCGGGGGTGCGGGTGCTGGTGGACGAGCATGTCCAGGGGGAACAGGGCCACCCTGAAGGGGGCCGGGCGGCCGCGGGGGCGGGGCCGCCGGGAATGGGTGGGGTCCGCCGGCTGGCGTTCGACATCGTCGGCGCCGGCCGGCACCTGCTCAAGGCCGAACTGGCGCGGCCGTGGGAAACAGAACCGCGCCGTGAGCTCACGTTTGTGTTAACGACCGACTTTCCGACTACTCCAAGCGAGTGA
- a CDS encoding C1 family peptidase, whose translation MTADHSCEAEIASIRDSLASLGASWRVGETRLSRLSVESRAVRLGVPAPDQGEIDLRVHQPSRMAHAAFHTAGESVVAALAPSSSLPERFDLRNLHGRNYVTPVKDQGETGSCTAFATAAALEGTAAYTRSAPGLNLDLSEAHLHFGYAAARESLHPDGSWPDELFDDSMSSGVTFEDYFPYREDGAGALNPGWPDRVAHAEEVIDLSGNPAAIKQHIYGYGPVAACLVIYNDLFHYTGGVYRRTTDETSGGHCVALIGWDDVAGCWIAKNSWGADWGEQGFLRIAYGEAFLEDYPAARPTTLGCTGVNLRAWLPAQRALRLFTSAHDANGWAYLENLGWTRLSGGAHSTTSKLAMLTHARAGGHPVAPFIDNDELSMIQIAY comes from the coding sequence ATGACCGCCGATCACTCCTGCGAGGCCGAGATCGCGAGCATTCGCGATTCGCTGGCCTCGCTGGGCGCCTCCTGGCGGGTCGGTGAGACCAGGCTGAGCAGGCTTTCCGTCGAGTCGCGCGCGGTGCGGCTCGGGGTGCCGGCACCGGACCAGGGCGAGATCGACCTCCGAGTGCACCAGCCGTCGCGGATGGCGCACGCCGCCTTCCACACGGCCGGCGAGTCGGTGGTCGCCGCGCTGGCCCCTTCGTCGAGCCTCCCCGAGCGGTTCGACCTGCGGAACCTCCACGGCCGCAACTACGTCACCCCGGTCAAGGACCAGGGCGAGACGGGTTCCTGCACCGCGTTCGCCACCGCGGCCGCGCTGGAGGGCACGGCCGCGTACACCCGGTCGGCGCCGGGGCTGAACCTGGACCTGTCCGAGGCGCACCTGCACTTCGGGTACGCCGCCGCACGCGAAAGCCTGCACCCGGACGGTTCCTGGCCGGACGAGCTGTTCGACGACAGCATGTCCAGCGGGGTCACCTTCGAGGACTACTTCCCCTACCGCGAAGACGGCGCCGGCGCGCTGAACCCCGGCTGGCCGGACCGGGTCGCGCACGCGGAAGAGGTCATCGATCTCAGCGGCAACCCCGCGGCGATCAAACAGCACATCTACGGGTACGGGCCGGTCGCGGCCTGCCTGGTGATCTACAACGACCTGTTCCACTACACCGGCGGCGTCTACCGGCGCACCACCGACGAGACCAGCGGCGGACACTGCGTCGCGCTCATCGGCTGGGACGACGTGGCCGGCTGCTGGATCGCGAAGAACTCGTGGGGCGCGGACTGGGGGGAGCAGGGCTTCCTGCGGATCGCGTACGGCGAGGCCTTCCTCGAGGACTATCCGGCCGCCCGGCCGACCACGCTGGGCTGCACGGGGGTCAACCTGCGCGCCTGGCTGCCGGCCCAGCGCGCGCTGCGCCTGTTCACTTCGGCGCATGACGCCAATGGCTGGGCGTACCTGGAGAACCTGGGCTGGACCAGGCTTTCCGGCGGGGCGCACAGCACGACCAGCAAGCTCGCGATGTTGACCCATGCGCGGGCCGGGGGCCATCCGGTGGCTCCGTTCATCGACAACGACGAGTTGAGCATGATCCAGATCGCCTACTGA
- a CDS encoding GbsR/MarR family transcriptional regulator codes for MSSRPQSQRDPNPQRDEDAVLRYIESFALVLTQAGFQRMAARVFSALMVTDSGRLTAAEIAEKLSVSPAAVSGAVRYLEQIGLVSKEREPGERRDHYRLYDDLWYATFLKRNRMMTLWRDATVEGIEAMGPNTPAGRRLADMVDFLDFMISEIPVLFERWHRLHLERQAG; via the coding sequence ATGTCGAGCCGACCGCAGTCCCAGCGTGACCCGAACCCGCAGCGTGACGAAGACGCTGTGCTCCGTTACATCGAAAGTTTCGCACTGGTGCTGACCCAGGCGGGCTTCCAGCGGATGGCGGCCAGGGTCTTCTCCGCACTGATGGTCACCGACAGCGGCCGGCTGACCGCGGCCGAGATCGCCGAGAAGCTGTCCGTCAGCCCCGCCGCCGTCTCCGGCGCGGTGCGCTACCTGGAGCAGATCGGCCTGGTTTCGAAGGAGCGCGAGCCGGGCGAGCGGCGCGACCACTACCGGCTCTACGACGATCTCTGGTACGCCACCTTCCTCAAGCGCAATCGGATGATGACCCTCTGGCGCGACGCCACCGTGGAAGGCATCGAAGCGATGGGCCCGAACACTCCGGCCGGGCGCCGCCTCGCCGACATGGTGGACTTCCTCGACTTCATGATCAGCGAGATCCCGGTGCTCTTCGAGCGCTGGCACCGGCTGCACCTCGAACGTCAGGCAGGCTGA
- a CDS encoding ABC transporter ATP-binding protein, translating to MENAISVAGLDKSFGRSKALDGLDLSVATGEVHGFLGPNGAGKSTTVRVLLGLLRADSGTVRLLGGDPWKDAASLHRRLAYVPGDVNLWPNLSGGEVIDLLGRLRGGLDQRRRKDLIDRFDLDPKKKGRTYSKGNRQKVAIVAALASKVDLLIMDEPTSGLDPLMEATFQYAIQEEREQGRTVLLSSHILAEVEALCDRVSIIRNGRTVETGTLSELRHLTRTSISAELAGPPNGLSNSDSIHDLKIEGNKVRFDVETHALDEVLARLTQVGVRSLTSQPPTLEELFLRHYTTEASNAKQQVAAK from the coding sequence ATGGAAAACGCCATCTCAGTTGCCGGCCTGGACAAGTCCTTCGGCCGGTCCAAGGCTCTCGACGGCCTCGACCTGTCCGTGGCCACCGGTGAGGTGCACGGCTTCCTCGGCCCGAACGGCGCTGGCAAGTCCACCACGGTCCGGGTGCTGCTCGGCCTGCTGCGCGCGGACTCCGGCACCGTCCGGCTGCTCGGCGGCGACCCCTGGAAGGACGCGGCGAGCCTGCACCGCCGGCTCGCCTACGTGCCCGGCGACGTCAACCTCTGGCCCAACCTCTCCGGCGGCGAGGTGATCGACCTGCTCGGGCGGCTGCGCGGCGGGCTCGACCAGCGGCGCCGCAAGGACCTGATCGACCGCTTCGACCTCGATCCGAAGAAGAAGGGCCGCACCTACTCCAAGGGCAACCGGCAGAAGGTCGCCATCGTCGCCGCGCTCGCGTCCAAAGTGGACCTGCTGATCATGGACGAGCCGACCTCCGGGCTGGACCCGCTGATGGAGGCCACCTTCCAGTACGCCATCCAGGAGGAGCGCGAGCAGGGCCGCACGGTGCTGCTGTCCAGCCACATCCTGGCCGAGGTCGAGGCGCTCTGCGACCGGGTGAGCATCATCCGCAACGGGCGCACCGTGGAGACCGGCACGCTGAGCGAGCTGCGGCACCTGACCCGCACCTCGATCAGCGCCGAGCTGGCCGGACCGCCGAACGGGCTGTCCAATTCGGACTCCATCCACGACCTCAAGATCGAGGGCAACAAGGTGCGCTTCGACGTCGAGACGCATGCGCTGGACGAGGTGCTGGCCCGGCTCACCCAGGTGGGCGTGCGCAGCCTGACCAGCCAGCCGCCGACCCTCGAAGAGCTCTTCCTCCGGCACTACACCACCGAAGCATCCAATGCGAAACAGCAGGTAGCGGCGAAATGA
- a CDS encoding ABC transporter permease — MTSTLDRSVRAHAAPSGSTHPLLGTRHLVRLALRRDRIVMPIWVVVIGVIPAGTIGAYEGLYKTPAERASLTSTMGANPSLSLLYGPAFDLSTAGGFTVWRYGAFLPLFLALACIFTMTRHTRAEEDTGRQELLASGVLGRYAALTAAALFTGTAALLSGLLAAAAMAGAGAPAAGSFAFGLAVTLTGWVFIGVAAIAVQFAEYSRTANGIATTVLGLTFLLRAVGDSAKDVGWLSWLSPIGWSNQVRPFAGERWWVLVLPLVAALVLGGIGYALLPRRDLGMGIVATRPGPATAAAGLRSPFALAWRLHRGSLYGWLAGFAVMGALFGSLAAGIGDVIGDSAQAKEMFARLGGSAAMVDAFLAAIGGIFAMIVSMYAVQATLRMRSEEVAVRVEPLLATSVGRLRWAGSHLVFAVFGSALLLAVAGAMGGLLHGLRVSDVSGQVPAVLGATLAQLPAVWVVAGVSVLIFGFLPKASTAAWAVAALFLLISLFGPVANLSQAVLDVSPFSHIPKLPSAPFTATPLLWLLAVALVTMSAGLFAFRRRDLG; from the coding sequence ATGACCAGCACTCTCGACCGTTCGGTACGGGCACACGCGGCGCCCAGCGGGTCCACTCACCCGCTGCTCGGCACCCGGCACCTGGTGCGGCTGGCGCTGCGCCGCGACCGGATCGTCATGCCGATCTGGGTCGTGGTGATCGGTGTGATCCCGGCCGGCACCATCGGCGCGTACGAAGGGCTGTACAAGACCCCGGCCGAACGCGCCTCACTGACGTCGACCATGGGCGCTAACCCGTCGCTGAGCCTGCTCTACGGCCCGGCGTTCGACCTGTCCACCGCGGGCGGGTTCACGGTCTGGCGGTACGGCGCGTTCCTGCCGCTGTTCCTGGCGCTCGCGTGCATCTTCACGATGACAAGGCACACCAGGGCGGAGGAGGACACCGGCCGGCAGGAGCTGCTCGCGTCCGGGGTGCTCGGCCGTTACGCCGCATTGACGGCGGCGGCGCTGTTCACCGGTACCGCCGCGCTGCTGTCCGGGCTGCTGGCCGCGGCGGCGATGGCCGGGGCCGGCGCACCGGCAGCGGGTTCGTTCGCCTTCGGGCTCGCCGTGACGCTGACCGGCTGGGTGTTCATCGGGGTGGCCGCGATCGCCGTGCAGTTCGCAGAGTACTCGCGCACCGCGAACGGCATCGCCACCACGGTGCTCGGCCTGACCTTCCTGCTGCGCGCGGTCGGCGACTCGGCCAAGGACGTGGGCTGGCTGTCCTGGCTGTCCCCGATCGGCTGGTCCAACCAGGTGCGGCCGTTCGCCGGTGAGCGCTGGTGGGTGCTGGTGCTGCCGCTGGTGGCCGCGCTGGTGCTCGGCGGGATCGGCTACGCGCTGCTGCCGCGCCGCGACCTCGGCATGGGCATCGTGGCGACCAGGCCGGGACCCGCCACCGCGGCGGCGGGCCTGCGTTCCCCGTTCGCGCTGGCCTGGCGGCTGCACCGCGGCTCGCTGTACGGCTGGCTGGCCGGGTTCGCGGTGATGGGCGCGCTGTTCGGTTCGCTGGCCGCCGGCATCGGCGACGTGATCGGCGACAGCGCGCAGGCAAAGGAGATGTTCGCCCGGCTCGGCGGGTCCGCCGCGATGGTGGACGCGTTCCTCGCCGCGATCGGCGGGATCTTCGCCATGATCGTGTCGATGTACGCGGTACAGGCGACCCTGCGGATGCGGTCGGAGGAGGTCGCGGTGCGGGTGGAACCGCTGCTCGCGACCAGCGTCGGCCGGCTGCGGTGGGCCGGCAGTCACCTGGTGTTCGCGGTATTCGGCAGCGCGCTGCTGCTGGCCGTGGCCGGTGCGATGGGCGGGCTGCTGCACGGCCTGCGGGTCAGTGACGTGAGCGGTCAGGTGCCCGCGGTGCTCGGCGCGACGCTGGCGCAGCTGCCCGCGGTGTGGGTGGTGGCCGGGGTGTCGGTGCTGATCTTCGGTTTCCTGCCGAAGGCGAGTACGGCCGCGTGGGCCGTGGCCGCGCTGTTCCTGCTGATCAGCCTGTTCGGCCCGGTCGCCAACCTGAGTCAGGCGGTGCTCGACGTGTCGCCGTTCTCGCACATCCCGAAACTGCCGAGCGCCCCGTTCACCGCGACTCCGCTGCTCTGGCTGCTCGCCGTCGCACTGGTCACCATGTCCGCCGGCCTCTTCGCCTTCCGCCGCCGCGACCTCGGCTGA
- a CDS encoding helix-turn-helix domain-containing protein encodes MPRKPLSAKMKSVGAQLRGCRESVGLLLREAAVLVEWDKSKLSRVENGERTINPEEAAHLLGVYRIRAQVREEILRVVRTLDEPGWWGQGQQDLEGLPKETSVLADYESEASRLSNWEPLMVPGLLQTMEYARAFLLGTGADPAGTDLRLAARFRRQQILNSGVKYVAFLGESALHTPVGDSALMARQLAWIKQTATRPNVLVRVVPTQVGPHGGQRGPFTVLEFPDAQPVVMAELLRSSVFIDEARQIAPYLETLMHLVSVALSETDSARLISRLAHM; translated from the coding sequence GTGCCCAGAAAACCGCTCAGCGCCAAGATGAAAAGTGTTGGTGCGCAGTTGCGGGGATGCCGGGAGAGCGTTGGCCTGCTCCTGCGCGAAGCGGCCGTGTTGGTGGAGTGGGACAAGTCGAAGCTGTCCAGGGTCGAGAACGGCGAGCGCACCATAAATCCCGAGGAAGCCGCGCATTTGCTTGGGGTGTACCGGATTCGCGCGCAGGTACGGGAAGAGATCCTGAGGGTGGTCCGCACCCTTGACGAGCCTGGTTGGTGGGGGCAGGGCCAGCAGGACCTTGAAGGGCTGCCCAAGGAAACGTCGGTGCTGGCTGACTACGAATCCGAGGCCAGCAGACTCAGCAACTGGGAGCCGCTGATGGTCCCCGGGTTGTTGCAGACCATGGAGTATGCCAGGGCATTTCTGCTGGGTACCGGTGCAGACCCGGCCGGTACTGACCTCCGGCTGGCGGCGAGATTTCGTCGCCAGCAGATTCTGAACAGTGGAGTGAAATATGTGGCTTTCCTCGGTGAGTCCGCCTTGCACACGCCGGTCGGAGACTCAGCCCTGATGGCGCGGCAACTGGCCTGGATCAAGCAGACTGCCACCCGGCCCAACGTGCTGGTACGGGTGGTGCCAACCCAGGTCGGGCCACACGGTGGGCAGCGAGGGCCTTTCACGGTTCTGGAGTTTCCAGACGCGCAGCCGGTGGTGATGGCCGAACTGTTGCGGTCCAGCGTGTTCATCGACGAAGCCCGACAGATCGCGCCCTACCTGGAGACTTTGATGCACCTGGTCTCTGTTGCGCTGAGTGAGACAGACTCGGCCCGGCTCATCTCCCGGCTGGCCCACATGTAG
- a CDS encoding zinc finger protein produces the protein MLRWQQAGGRRHALDGLVPGPGGEFRALCGAEVTVRASDLHALGGLWFDPTCWDCDRIWRESLAGSPR, from the coding sequence ATGTTGCGCTGGCAGCAAGCGGGTGGCAGGCGGCATGCTCTGGACGGGCTGGTGCCGGGGCCCGGCGGGGAGTTCCGGGCGTTGTGCGGTGCGGAAGTCACCGTGCGCGCTTCGGATCTGCACGCACTCGGCGGGCTATGGTTCGACCCGACCTGCTGGGACTGCGACCGGATCTGGCGCGAGAGCCTGGCGGGCAGCCCGCGATGA